A single region of the Euwallacea similis isolate ESF13 chromosome 22, ESF131.1, whole genome shotgun sequence genome encodes:
- the LOC136416233 gene encoding probable methylmalonate-semialdehyde/malonate-semialdehyde dehydrogenase [acylating], mitochondrial, whose translation MIRPSASPLLNVLKRQYSNLAPSTKLFIDGQFLDSKTTQWVDLHDPATNNVVTRVPQSTPEEMKAAVESSQKAYQTWKNTSVLTRQQLMLKLQAVIHRDIKKIAANITLEQGKTLADADGDVLRGVQVVEHACAAGTLLQGESLQGIARDMDVTSYKVPIGVTAGICPFNFPAMVPLWMFPLALIAGNTMILKPSERDPGATMLLMELLNEVGCPPGVVNVIHGTHDAVNFICDHPDIKAISFVGGDKAGKHIYARGAVNGKRIQSNMGAKNHAIVLPDADKNTALDSIVGAAFGAAGQRCMALSVAILVGEAQKWVPDLVEKAKKLKVSAGHEPGTDVGPVISPQAKQRILQLIEAGIKQGAKCLLDGRNIKVDKYPNGNFVGPTLLTEVLPSYDCYTQEIFGPVLSVISANTLEEAISIINSNPYGNGTAIFTTSGNHARQFVHEVDAGQVGINVPIPVPLPMFSFTGSRGSFHGDLHFYGKQGLNFYTETKTITSLWRKGLVPANATPSVAMPVHN comes from the exons ATGATACGTCCTTCC GCCTCCCCTTTGCTCAATGTTCTCAAACGGCAATACTCGAACCTCGCTCCATCCACCAAACTATTCATCGATGGACAGTTTCTGGACTCCAAGACGACCCAATGGGTGGATCTGCACGACCCTGCTACCAACAACGTGGTCACCAGGGTACCTCAAAGCACCCCAGAAG AAATGAAAGCTGCAGTTGAGTCGAGCCAGAAGGCTTACCAAACTTGGAAAAACACCTCTGTTCTGACACGGCAGCAGTTGATGTTGAAGCTGCAGGCAGTTATCCACAGGGACATAAAGAAGATTGCTGCCAATATCACCCTGGAGCAGGGAAAGACCTTGGCCGATGCTGATGGAGACGTTTTAAGGGGAGTAC AGGTGGTGGAGCACGCATGCGCCGCAGGCACCCTCCTGCAAGGCGAGTCCCTTCAGGGCATCGCCAGGGACATGGACGTCACATCATATAAAGTGCCAATTGGGGTAACGGCAGGAATTTGTCCCTTTAACTTCCCAGCTATGGTGCCATTATGGATGTTCCCCTTAGCATTGATAGCCGGAAACACTATGATCCTGAAGCCATCGGAGAGAGACCCGGGGGCTACAATGCTGCTCATGGAGCTGCTCAATGAGGTGGGATGCCCCCCTGGAGTCGTTAAT GTAATCCACGGAACTCACGATGCTGTGAATTTCATCTGTGACCATCCAGATATTAAAGCCATAAGCTTTGTCGGAGGGGACAAAGCCGGCAAGCATATTTACGCCAGAGGGGCTGTCAACGGCAAAAGAATCCAGTCCAATATGGGGGCCAAAAATCACGCCATAGTGCTTCCCGATGCAGATAAGAACACAGCCCTGGATTCCATAGTCGGGGCTGCATTTGGGGCTGCAGGTCAAAGATGTATGGCCTTGAGTGTCGCAATACTAGTGGGGGAGGCTCAAAAATGGGTCCCTGATCTCGTGGAAAAAGCCAAGAAGCTGAAAGTTAGTGCAGGACATGAGCCTGGAACTGATGTGGGACCAGTAATTTCCCCTCAAGCCAAACAGCGAATTCTGCAACTCATTGAGGCTGGAATTAAGCAGGGAGCGAAGTGTCTCTTGGACGGCCGTAATATTAAAGTTGATAAATATCCCAACGGTAACTTTGTGGGGCCTACTTTGCTCACTGAAGTTCTTCCATCTTATGACTGTTACACTCAAGAAATCTTTGGGCCAGTTCTCTCAGTGATATCTGCCAACACCCTCGAAGAGGCTATTTCCATCATCAACTCCAATCCCTATGGAAACGGCACCGCCATTTTCACCACCAGCGGCAACCACGCCAGGCAATTTGTCCATGAAGTGGATGCTGGACAAGTTGGAATCAACGTCCCAATTCCAGTTCCATTGCCCATGTTCAGCTTCACGGGATCTAGAGGTAGTTTCCATGGAGATCTACACTTTTATGGTAAACAGGGCTTGAACTTTTACACGGAAACCAAGACGATAACATCATTGTGGAGAAAGGGGCTGGTGCCAGCTAATGCAACCCCTTCGGTGGCTATGCCTGTACACAATTGA
- the LOC136416221 gene encoding lipid storage droplets surface-binding protein 1-like isoform X2, with the protein MSTSTETPATPSPTCMESVNRIAKFPVVESTLQTAHNIYEKVKDYNSVTNWTLQTAEDTAFKAVDIAKPYATPVMKNLEGPIKKVDDALCSGLDYVESKVPAVKLPPKEIYETTKGYVTPAVETAKHLVEPAVKVLEPAVTKTRNIVEPIVEPIVENVKHRVDEYLHGNQEEAPEGQQSTEAASGSSGTEVICQDCEK; encoded by the exons atgtCGACTTCAACTGAAACCCCAGCTACTCCATCCCCAACCTGCATGGAATCAGTTAACAGGATCGCCAAGTTCCCTGTGGTAGAGTCTACCCTTCAAACCGCCCATAACATATACGAAAAAGTCAAA GATTATAACAGCGTGACCAACTGGACGCTGCAAACGGCCGAAGACACCGCCTTCAAGGCGGTAGACATCGCCAAGCCCTACGCAACCCCTGTAATGAAGAACTTGGAAGGTCCCATCAAAAAAGTGGACGACGCCCTTTGCTCCGGGCTGGACTACGTCGAAAGTAAAGTACCTGCAGTGAAACTACCTCCCAAAGAG ATTTACGAGACCACCAAGGGGTACGTCACCCCCGCAGTGGAGACAGCTAAACATTTGGTGGAACCTGCGGTGAAGGTTTTGGAGCCTGCTGTGACGAAAACTCGCAATATTGTAGAACCCATTGTGGAGCCTATTGTGGAGAATGTGAAGCACAGG GTCGATGAGTATTTGCACGGGAATCAGGAGGAGGCGCCGGAAGGCCAGCAGTCCACTGAGGCGGCTAGTGGATCAAGCGGCAC TGAAGTTATATGCCAAGATTGCGAAAAATAA
- the LOC136416221 gene encoding lipid storage droplets surface-binding protein 1-like isoform X1, with protein MSTSTETPATPSPTCMESVNRIAKFPVVESTLQTAHNIYEKVKDYNSVTNWTLQTAEDTAFKAVDIAKPYATPVMKNLEGPIKKVDDALCSGLDYVESKVPAVKLPPKELLLQIYETTKGYVTPAVETAKHLVEPAVKVLEPAVTKTRNIVEPIVEPIVENVKHRVDEYLHGNQEEAPEGQQSTEAASGSSGTEVICQDCEK; from the exons atgtCGACTTCAACTGAAACCCCAGCTACTCCATCCCCAACCTGCATGGAATCAGTTAACAGGATCGCCAAGTTCCCTGTGGTAGAGTCTACCCTTCAAACCGCCCATAACATATACGAAAAAGTCAAA GATTATAACAGCGTGACCAACTGGACGCTGCAAACGGCCGAAGACACCGCCTTCAAGGCGGTAGACATCGCCAAGCCCTACGCAACCCCTGTAATGAAGAACTTGGAAGGTCCCATCAAAAAAGTGGACGACGCCCTTTGCTCCGGGCTGGACTACGTCGAAAGTAAAGTACCTGCAGTGAAACTACCTCCCAAAGAG TTACTTCTGCAGATTTACGAGACCACCAAGGGGTACGTCACCCCCGCAGTGGAGACAGCTAAACATTTGGTGGAACCTGCGGTGAAGGTTTTGGAGCCTGCTGTGACGAAAACTCGCAATATTGTAGAACCCATTGTGGAGCCTATTGTGGAGAATGTGAAGCACAGG GTCGATGAGTATTTGCACGGGAATCAGGAGGAGGCGCCGGAAGGCCAGCAGTCCACTGAGGCGGCTAGTGGATCAAGCGGCAC TGAAGTTATATGCCAAGATTGCGAAAAATAA
- the LOC136416221 gene encoding lipid storage droplets surface-binding protein 1-like isoform X3 — protein MSTSTETPATPSPTCMESVNRIAKFPVVESTLQTAHNIYEKVKDYNSVTNWTLQTAEDTAFKAVDIAKPYATPVMKNLEGPIKKVDDALCSGLDYVESKVPAVKLPPKELLLQIYETTKGYVTPAVETAKHLVEPAVKVLEPAVTKTRNIVEPIVEPIVENVKHRVDEYLHGNQEEAPEGQQSTEAASGSSGTK, from the exons atgtCGACTTCAACTGAAACCCCAGCTACTCCATCCCCAACCTGCATGGAATCAGTTAACAGGATCGCCAAGTTCCCTGTGGTAGAGTCTACCCTTCAAACCGCCCATAACATATACGAAAAAGTCAAA GATTATAACAGCGTGACCAACTGGACGCTGCAAACGGCCGAAGACACCGCCTTCAAGGCGGTAGACATCGCCAAGCCCTACGCAACCCCTGTAATGAAGAACTTGGAAGGTCCCATCAAAAAAGTGGACGACGCCCTTTGCTCCGGGCTGGACTACGTCGAAAGTAAAGTACCTGCAGTGAAACTACCTCCCAAAGAG TTACTTCTGCAGATTTACGAGACCACCAAGGGGTACGTCACCCCCGCAGTGGAGACAGCTAAACATTTGGTGGAACCTGCGGTGAAGGTTTTGGAGCCTGCTGTGACGAAAACTCGCAATATTGTAGAACCCATTGTGGAGCCTATTGTGGAGAATGTGAAGCACAGG GTCGATGAGTATTTGCACGGGAATCAGGAGGAGGCGCCGGAAGGCCAGCAGTCCACTGAGGCGGCTAGTGGATCAAGCGGCAC GAAGTGA
- the LOC136416281 gene encoding protein ST7 homolog isoform X2, whose amino-acid sequence MWDSSMFLSNLTPKFYVALTGTSSLISGLILIFEWWYYRKYGTSFIEHMSANHISPWISGEYKEDTSNPLTSHSMLPECKVWRNPLSLYRGAEYERFHRATNKDPLTYYDMNLSAQDHQTFFTCEVDAGKAEYEIMQTAWRERNPQVRVKAAHSALEKNPDCATAYILLAEEEAPTITEAEKILKQAYKVAEANYRKSQALQHQGSLMEAQHRRDTNVLIYVKRRLAMCARRLGKLKEAVKMFRDLTKEMQAYADVQAVLAKYDDISLPKSATICYTAALLKARNVADKFSPDVASKRGLSNAELQAVEAIHRAVEFNPHVPKYLLEMKPLILPPEHILKRGDSEALSYSFFHLQHWKAIDGALNLLHCTWEGTFRMLPYPLERGHLFYPYPTCTECADRELLPTFHQVSVYPKKELPFFIIFTAGLCSFTALLALLTHQYPDLMGAIAKTVLTWISLPIFYLYEKMESVVPPNLWQQVIRI is encoded by the exons ATGTGGGATTCCTCTATGTTTCTCAGCAATTTAACGCCGAAATTCTACGTTGCTTTAACCGGGACTTCATCTCTCATATCAGGCCTGATTCTCATTTTTGAGTGGTGGTATTATCGGAAATACGGAACTTCTTTTATCGAACAT ATGTCTGCAAATCACATCAGCCCCTGGATAAGTGGAGAGTACAAAGAGGATACATCCAACCCCCTGACATCACACTCTATGTTGCCTGAATGCAAAGTGTGGAGAAATCCCCTTAGTTTGTATCGAGGGGCTGAGTATGAGAGATTTCACAGGGCCACCAATAAAGACCCCTTAACATACTATGACATGAATCTGTCAGCTCAAGATCATCAAACATTCTTTACATGTGAAGTCGATGCTG GAAAAGCTGAGTATGAGATAATGCAGACTGCGTGGAGGGAGAGAAACCCGCAAGTGCGGGTCAAAGCAGCACACAGTGCTCTTGAAAAAAACCCTGATTGTGCCACTGCTTACATCCTCTTAGCCGAGGAGGAAGCCCCTACTATAACAGAGGCTGAAAAGATACTTAAACAAGCTTATAAAGTGGCTGAAGCAAACTACAGGAAGTCTCAAGCATTGCAGCATCAAGGGAGTCTTATGGAGGCTCAGCACAGACGAGATACAAATGTGCTGATTTATGTGAAAAGGCGTCTGGCGATGTGTGCGAGGCGGCTGGGGAAACTTAAGGAGGCTGTTAAAATGTTTAGAGACTTGACTAAGGAG ATGCAGGCTTATGCTGATGTGCAGGCTGTGCTGGCTAAGTATGACGATATTTCCCTGCCCAAATCTGCTACTATATGTTACACTGCTGCGCTGCTTAAAGCCAG AAATGTGGCAGATAAATTTTCTCCAGACGTGGCGAGTAAGCGGGGCCTTAGCAACGCAGAGCTACAAGCTGTGGAGGCTATTCATCGAGCGGTTGAATTCAACCCTCACGTCCCCAAATATCTTCTAGAAATGAAACCCTTAATATTGCCCCCTGAGCACATCCTTAAAAGGGGAGATTCCGAGGCGCTGTCTTATAGCTTTTTCCATTTGCAGCATTGGAAAGCCATTGATGGAGCTTTGAATTTGCTTCACTGCACTTGGGAGGGCACTTTCCGTATGCTTCCTTACCCCCTAGAAAGGGGACACCTTTTCTATCCCTATCCAACATGCACGGAATGTGCAGATAGAGAACTGTTGCCTACGTTCCACCAAGTTTCCGTTTACCCTAAGAAAGAACTGccgtttttcattattttcactGCCGGGTTGTGTTCGTTTACCGCCTTGCTGGCACTCCTGACTCACCAGTACCCAGATCTAATGGGCGCAATAGCCAAAACCGTTTTGACATGGATTTCCTTGCCGATTTTCTATTTGTACGAGAAGATGGAGAGTGTGGTGCCGCCTAATTTGTGGCAGCAAGTAATACGGATTTAA
- the LOC136416281 gene encoding protein ST7 homolog isoform X1 produces MWDSSMFLSNLTPKFYVALTGTSSLISGLILIFEWWYYRKYGTSFIEHMSANHISPWISGEYKEDTSNPLTSHSMLPECKVWRNPLSLYRGAEYERFHRATNKDPLTYYDMNLSAQDHQTFFTCEVDAGKAEYEIMQTAWRERNPQVRVKAAHSALEKNPDCATAYILLAEEEAPTITEAEKILKQAYKVAEANYRKSQALQHQGSLMEAQHRRDTNVLIYVKRRLAMCARRLGKLKEAVKMFRDLTKEVPPIMNVLNIHENLIEALLQMQAYADVQAVLAKYDDISLPKSATICYTAALLKARNVADKFSPDVASKRGLSNAELQAVEAIHRAVEFNPHVPKYLLEMKPLILPPEHILKRGDSEALSYSFFHLQHWKAIDGALNLLHCTWEGTFRMLPYPLERGHLFYPYPTCTECADRELLPTFHQVSVYPKKELPFFIIFTAGLCSFTALLALLTHQYPDLMGAIAKTVLTWISLPIFYLYEKMESVVPPNLWQQVIRI; encoded by the exons ATGTGGGATTCCTCTATGTTTCTCAGCAATTTAACGCCGAAATTCTACGTTGCTTTAACCGGGACTTCATCTCTCATATCAGGCCTGATTCTCATTTTTGAGTGGTGGTATTATCGGAAATACGGAACTTCTTTTATCGAACAT ATGTCTGCAAATCACATCAGCCCCTGGATAAGTGGAGAGTACAAAGAGGATACATCCAACCCCCTGACATCACACTCTATGTTGCCTGAATGCAAAGTGTGGAGAAATCCCCTTAGTTTGTATCGAGGGGCTGAGTATGAGAGATTTCACAGGGCCACCAATAAAGACCCCTTAACATACTATGACATGAATCTGTCAGCTCAAGATCATCAAACATTCTTTACATGTGAAGTCGATGCTG GAAAAGCTGAGTATGAGATAATGCAGACTGCGTGGAGGGAGAGAAACCCGCAAGTGCGGGTCAAAGCAGCACACAGTGCTCTTGAAAAAAACCCTGATTGTGCCACTGCTTACATCCTCTTAGCCGAGGAGGAAGCCCCTACTATAACAGAGGCTGAAAAGATACTTAAACAAGCTTATAAAGTGGCTGAAGCAAACTACAGGAAGTCTCAAGCATTGCAGCATCAAGGGAGTCTTATGGAGGCTCAGCACAGACGAGATACAAATGTGCTGATTTATGTGAAAAGGCGTCTGGCGATGTGTGCGAGGCGGCTGGGGAAACTTAAGGAGGCTGTTAAAATGTTTAGAGACTTGACTAAGGAGGTACCACCTATTATGAATGTTTTGAACATTCATGAGAATCTTATTGAGGCCCTGCTGCAGATGCAGGCTTATGCTGATGTGCAGGCTGTGCTGGCTAAGTATGACGATATTTCCCTGCCCAAATCTGCTACTATATGTTACACTGCTGCGCTGCTTAAAGCCAG AAATGTGGCAGATAAATTTTCTCCAGACGTGGCGAGTAAGCGGGGCCTTAGCAACGCAGAGCTACAAGCTGTGGAGGCTATTCATCGAGCGGTTGAATTCAACCCTCACGTCCCCAAATATCTTCTAGAAATGAAACCCTTAATATTGCCCCCTGAGCACATCCTTAAAAGGGGAGATTCCGAGGCGCTGTCTTATAGCTTTTTCCATTTGCAGCATTGGAAAGCCATTGATGGAGCTTTGAATTTGCTTCACTGCACTTGGGAGGGCACTTTCCGTATGCTTCCTTACCCCCTAGAAAGGGGACACCTTTTCTATCCCTATCCAACATGCACGGAATGTGCAGATAGAGAACTGTTGCCTACGTTCCACCAAGTTTCCGTTTACCCTAAGAAAGAACTGccgtttttcattattttcactGCCGGGTTGTGTTCGTTTACCGCCTTGCTGGCACTCCTGACTCACCAGTACCCAGATCTAATGGGCGCAATAGCCAAAACCGTTTTGACATGGATTTCCTTGCCGATTTTCTATTTGTACGAGAAGATGGAGAGTGTGGTGCCGCCTAATTTGTGGCAGCAAGTAATACGGATTTAA
- the LOC136416281 gene encoding protein ST7 homolog isoform X3, which translates to MSANHISPWISGEYKEDTSNPLTSHSMLPECKVWRNPLSLYRGAEYERFHRATNKDPLTYYDMNLSAQDHQTFFTCEVDAGKAEYEIMQTAWRERNPQVRVKAAHSALEKNPDCATAYILLAEEEAPTITEAEKILKQAYKVAEANYRKSQALQHQGSLMEAQHRRDTNVLIYVKRRLAMCARRLGKLKEAVKMFRDLTKEVPPIMNVLNIHENLIEALLQMQAYADVQAVLAKYDDISLPKSATICYTAALLKARNVADKFSPDVASKRGLSNAELQAVEAIHRAVEFNPHVPKYLLEMKPLILPPEHILKRGDSEALSYSFFHLQHWKAIDGALNLLHCTWEGTFRMLPYPLERGHLFYPYPTCTECADRELLPTFHQVSVYPKKELPFFIIFTAGLCSFTALLALLTHQYPDLMGAIAKTVLTWISLPIFYLYEKMESVVPPNLWQQVIRI; encoded by the exons ATGTCTGCAAATCACATCAGCCCCTGGATAAGTGGAGAGTACAAAGAGGATACATCCAACCCCCTGACATCACACTCTATGTTGCCTGAATGCAAAGTGTGGAGAAATCCCCTTAGTTTGTATCGAGGGGCTGAGTATGAGAGATTTCACAGGGCCACCAATAAAGACCCCTTAACATACTATGACATGAATCTGTCAGCTCAAGATCATCAAACATTCTTTACATGTGAAGTCGATGCTG GAAAAGCTGAGTATGAGATAATGCAGACTGCGTGGAGGGAGAGAAACCCGCAAGTGCGGGTCAAAGCAGCACACAGTGCTCTTGAAAAAAACCCTGATTGTGCCACTGCTTACATCCTCTTAGCCGAGGAGGAAGCCCCTACTATAACAGAGGCTGAAAAGATACTTAAACAAGCTTATAAAGTGGCTGAAGCAAACTACAGGAAGTCTCAAGCATTGCAGCATCAAGGGAGTCTTATGGAGGCTCAGCACAGACGAGATACAAATGTGCTGATTTATGTGAAAAGGCGTCTGGCGATGTGTGCGAGGCGGCTGGGGAAACTTAAGGAGGCTGTTAAAATGTTTAGAGACTTGACTAAGGAGGTACCACCTATTATGAATGTTTTGAACATTCATGAGAATCTTATTGAGGCCCTGCTGCAGATGCAGGCTTATGCTGATGTGCAGGCTGTGCTGGCTAAGTATGACGATATTTCCCTGCCCAAATCTGCTACTATATGTTACACTGCTGCGCTGCTTAAAGCCAG AAATGTGGCAGATAAATTTTCTCCAGACGTGGCGAGTAAGCGGGGCCTTAGCAACGCAGAGCTACAAGCTGTGGAGGCTATTCATCGAGCGGTTGAATTCAACCCTCACGTCCCCAAATATCTTCTAGAAATGAAACCCTTAATATTGCCCCCTGAGCACATCCTTAAAAGGGGAGATTCCGAGGCGCTGTCTTATAGCTTTTTCCATTTGCAGCATTGGAAAGCCATTGATGGAGCTTTGAATTTGCTTCACTGCACTTGGGAGGGCACTTTCCGTATGCTTCCTTACCCCCTAGAAAGGGGACACCTTTTCTATCCCTATCCAACATGCACGGAATGTGCAGATAGAGAACTGTTGCCTACGTTCCACCAAGTTTCCGTTTACCCTAAGAAAGAACTGccgtttttcattattttcactGCCGGGTTGTGTTCGTTTACCGCCTTGCTGGCACTCCTGACTCACCAGTACCCAGATCTAATGGGCGCAATAGCCAAAACCGTTTTGACATGGATTTCCTTGCCGATTTTCTATTTGTACGAGAAGATGGAGAGTGTGGTGCCGCCTAATTTGTGGCAGCAAGTAATACGGATTTAA